The Candidatus Saccharibacteria bacterium region GAGAATTTTTCCATCTGGATGACTAGTTTGCTCAAGACACAAATCAGCATTGACTAAAATATCAGGTAGTGAACTCCTATCAATACCAAGATTATCAACTATTTCAACTACTTGGCTATCAAGATACTGATATCCCTCAATCGGTTGATCAGGAATATCCAAAGGATAAAGCTGGGAAATAACCGTGCTGAATAACCGGTAATTATCTTGGCTATAGCCAATCAGACCAATTCCAAGTACAGTCATAACCCCTATGCTAAATATCACCGCATTAATAAATCTAATAATTATTTTCATTGGTCAACAGAAAAACTCTTGCCAATCAATACCAAATCCAGACCTTGAATCACCTCTAGTAACTGCTCAGTCACTGACTGACGAATTTGCAAATGCTTGACAAAATCTCGATCCGCCAAGAAATAAACCAGCTTATAGCCTATACCAAATTGGTCAAGATTATTGAGATAACAGTCTTGATATTCTATTTCTCCTATCTTTGAAAGCGCACTCTTGACTTCGATAGGAAGCTTGGTTCTCTTGGCTTGAGTTGAATGGTAATCGAGATAGAATACCAGCTCGACACGTCGACGATTCAGCTTGGCATAATTATAGAGACGAATATTTGTCAATTCCTTATTTGGTACAATGATTTGCTCACCATTGATTGACTCTATCCGAGTAGATTTGATACCAATTTTTTTGACTACACCACTATCCAGGCGGTCTTTTCCCAATACTACATAATCATCCAACTCAAAAGGTCGATCAAAAATAATTGAGAAATAAGCCAAGATGTCAGTCAAAATTGACTGGACACCAAAAGCTAGAGCCACACCCAAAATACCCAATGATCCGATCAAGGCAGTTAGCTGAACGCCGACATTTTGCAAGACTACCAAGCCAACAACAATCCAGATCACAACACTAAGGATATGACCAATAATATCACTGATAAGTCTAGCCGTACTATGTTTGAGATGTTGAGCTAGCAACCTCTCCAAGATAATATGAGAAATGATCCCAATAAACTCCTTAGTCAGCAGAATGATTAATGCTACCCAAGCTAGTTTTTGCAAAAAATAATTTTCAGCTGGGTAT contains the following coding sequences:
- a CDS encoding mechanosensitive ion channel — encoded protein: MIFGQISWQTIANLVVIFILMIILLKLAQSYFLTKLTAIYKKTKAEKYYFITRLIQGKNLIIIGVAFLLATHIVRYPAENYFLQKLAWVALIILLTKEFIGIISHIILERLLAQHLKHSTARLISDIIGHILSVVIWIVVGLVVLQNVGVQLTALIGSLGILGVALAFGVQSILTDILAYFSIIFDRPFELDDYVVLGKDRLDSGVVKKIGIKSTRIESINGEQIIVPNKELTNIRLYNYAKLNRRRVELVFYLDYHSTQAKRTKLPIEVKSALSKIGEIEYQDCYLNNLDQFGIGYKLVYFLADRDFVKHLQIRQSVTEQLLEVIQGLDLVLIGKSFSVDQ